In Methanosarcina barkeri MS, a single window of DNA contains:
- a CDS encoding TIGR00375 family protein: protein MKVNTDLHLHSKYSMASSRRMELPTIAREASKKGMELIGTADCTHPKWLEEIKRVSVSDEEIRIDEIYFIPTTEIEDRNRVHHLLILPSVSKAEELAERIAPFGNLEADGRPSVRLNGTELAEIAKDVGALIGPCHAFTPWTALYGYHDSLKSCYGDMTDYISFLELGLSADSDYADRIQDLHRLTFLSNSDAHSPYTNKLAREFTQFDVPELTFDGLKKAILREQGYKATLNVGFFPEEGKYNRSACIKCFTQYPLSEAVENKWRCPVCGGVIKKGVFDRVNELADFKEPKHPEYRPPYLHLIPLAEIIQMALGHASVQTKGVQTAWNKLIERFGNEVKALIYSEPEDLKVVGDDRIVNAILAFRKGNVIIHPGGGGQYGWLELPENLKNEEIRQTGQLSFADLEEINPTKASKPEKNRAKNLRKKPGETEKEKPGNQEPNNTEPDDAGQSSLFDF, encoded by the coding sequence ATGAAAGTCAATACAGACCTCCATCTCCATTCAAAGTACTCCATGGCATCTTCCAGAAGAATGGAACTGCCGACAATTGCCAGGGAGGCTTCAAAAAAAGGGATGGAATTAATCGGTACTGCAGACTGTACTCATCCGAAGTGGCTAGAAGAGATCAAAAGAGTATCTGTTTCAGATGAAGAAATCCGCATAGATGAGATTTATTTTATCCCAACTACCGAGATAGAAGACCGAAACCGTGTACACCATCTTCTGATTTTACCTTCGGTTTCAAAGGCTGAAGAATTGGCCGAGCGCATTGCTCCTTTCGGCAACCTTGAAGCCGACGGCCGTCCCAGTGTCAGGTTGAATGGCACTGAACTTGCAGAAATTGCAAAAGACGTTGGAGCCCTTATTGGCCCCTGCCATGCATTTACCCCCTGGACTGCACTTTATGGCTACCATGACAGCCTGAAAAGTTGCTACGGGGATATGACAGATTATATTTCTTTTCTGGAGCTTGGTCTGAGTGCAGACAGTGACTATGCAGACCGGATCCAGGACCTTCACCGCCTTACTTTTCTTTCGAACTCCGATGCCCACTCCCCTTATACCAATAAACTGGCAAGGGAGTTTACGCAGTTTGATGTGCCTGAGCTGACCTTTGATGGCTTGAAAAAAGCCATACTCAGGGAACAGGGGTATAAAGCTACCCTGAATGTAGGGTTCTTTCCCGAAGAGGGAAAATACAATCGGTCAGCCTGCATTAAGTGTTTTACTCAGTATCCGCTGTCTGAAGCCGTTGAGAATAAATGGCGCTGCCCGGTCTGCGGAGGCGTCATAAAGAAAGGGGTTTTCGACCGCGTGAATGAACTCGCAGACTTTAAAGAGCCGAAACATCCTGAATACCGCCCTCCTTACCTTCATCTCATTCCCCTTGCGGAAATTATCCAGATGGCTCTCGGCCATGCAAGCGTTCAGACAAAAGGTGTACAAACGGCCTGGAACAAACTTATAGAACGCTTCGGAAACGAAGTCAAAGCTCTTATTTACTCCGAGCCTGAAGACCTGAAGGTCGTGGGTGATGACAGGATAGTAAATGCGATCCTGGCTTTCAGGAAAGGCAATGTCATAATCCATCCCGGTGGAGGAGGCCAGTATGGCTGGCTTGAGCTGCCTGAAAACCTGAAAAATGAAGAAATCCGGCAAACAGGACAGCTTTCATTTGCAGATCTTGAGGAGATAAATCCCACGAAAGCAAGCAAACCCGAAAAAAATAGGGCGAAAAATCTCCGGAAAAAACCCGGCGAAACCGAAAAAGAAAAGCCAGGTAATCAAGAACCGAATAATACGGAACCGGATGATGCAGGCCAGAGTTCACTTTTCGATTTTTAA
- a CDS encoding Coenzyme F420 hydrogenase/dehydrogenase, beta subunit C-terminal domain has product MKPSEGDMFYVQACDQKLLEKGESGGAVSALLKFALESGSVDAVLGVRKGADIYDAVPVLITDPAEISEISGSLHFGTLLLSRLFSKYLEKAENLKIAVALKGCDVMGLYELAKRGEVRLENVLMLGLNCGGSISPEMARKMIVETFAVNPDLVKKERIAKGKFIVETPEEEFSIPIDKLEEANFGRRSNCRRCKLKIPRQADLACGEWGVMGMEATFVEVCSAKGAELLKQAKTAGVVETFPPVPKGVEIRGKIEKSMLKLAEGWREKDFQSLGEGKTRLKQLVDETSRCIKCYTCIEVCPALSGTKVSDFTITPGKVPPSFAFHALRYSLVADSCINCGQCEELCPMDIPNALFMHSFAVEFQELYGYQAGQDLSVPNISPLEIFRQKESRKKSGCKKN; this is encoded by the coding sequence TTGAAACCGTCAGAAGGAGACATGTTTTATGTCCAGGCTTGTGACCAGAAATTACTGGAAAAAGGTGAGTCAGGCGGTGCGGTTTCAGCTCTATTGAAATTTGCACTGGAAAGCGGAAGTGTGGATGCGGTGCTCGGGGTCAGGAAAGGAGCCGACATCTATGATGCTGTACCTGTGCTGATTACGGACCCGGCAGAAATTTCGGAAATTTCGGGTTCCCTGCATTTCGGGACCCTTCTTCTGTCCAGGCTTTTCAGCAAGTACCTGGAAAAGGCAGAGAACCTGAAAATTGCAGTCGCCCTGAAAGGATGCGATGTCATGGGTCTTTATGAGCTTGCAAAGCGGGGAGAAGTCAGGCTGGAAAATGTCCTCATGCTTGGGCTAAACTGCGGAGGCTCAATAAGTCCGGAAATGGCAAGGAAGATGATTGTAGAAACGTTTGCAGTTAACCCTGACTTGGTTAAAAAGGAAAGGATTGCTAAGGGGAAGTTTATCGTTGAAACTCCTGAAGAGGAGTTTTCTATACCCATAGACAAATTGGAAGAGGCAAACTTTGGAAGAAGAAGTAACTGCAGGCGCTGCAAACTGAAAATTCCAAGGCAGGCTGATCTTGCCTGTGGAGAATGGGGCGTTATGGGTATGGAAGCAACCTTTGTTGAGGTATGCAGCGCAAAAGGCGCAGAACTACTTAAACAGGCAAAAACTGCAGGCGTGGTTGAAACTTTTCCCCCTGTCCCAAAAGGTGTGGAGATTCGGGGGAAAATCGAAAAGTCGATGCTGAAGCTGGCCGAGGGCTGGAGAGAAAAAGATTTTCAGTCGTTAGGGGAAGGAAAAACCCGCCTGAAACAGCTTGTGGATGAGACTTCACGTTGCATCAAGTGCTATACCTGCATTGAAGTATGTCCTGCCCTGTCCGGAACAAAAGTATCAGACTTTACTATCACCCCTGGAAAGGTTCCTCCATCCTTTGCCTTTCATGCACTACGCTATTCTCTTGTTGCAGATTCCTGTATCAACTGCGGACAATGCGAAGAACTCTGTCCAATGGATATCCCAAATGCCCTTTTTATGCATTCCTTTGCTGTGGAATTTCAGGAACTCTACGGCTATCAGGCAGGGCAGGACCTCTCCGTCCCGAATATCTCACCATTGGAAATTTTCCGTCAGAAAGAAAGCAGGAAAAAATCAGGTTGTAAAAAAAATTGA
- the fdhF gene encoding formate dehydrogenase subunit alpha: protein MELKYVHTTCPYCGTGCGFNIVVKDGRAVGIEPWHRAPVNAGKLCQKGRYAYEFIHSKDRLVKPLVRENGQLVETSWEEALALIAGRFMTFLPEEIVCLSSARTSNEENYLMQKFARVVLKTSNVDHCARLCHSSTVAGLAAVFGSGAMTNSILDIEESKCIFIIGSNTLEQHPLIGRRVMLAKKKGAKIVCADPRCTPTAKQADLHLSMYSGTDVALLNGLMHHIIENGWEDSAFISKRTKNYEEMKSVVMQEIYSLPNVSKITGVPEDDLKTAAEWIAQSKPSALIYSMGITQHTVGVDNVRSTANLMLLTGNLGVPGGGVNPLRGQNNVQGACDMGCLPDVYPGYQKVADPKNHRKMESIWGVSGLPKAPGLTVTELMEQLAEGTSTVKCMYVMGENFMLSDPDLNKVRKAMKQLDFLVVQDIFLSETANLADVVLPAACYAEKNGTQTNTERRVQRIRKAVDPPGDAKADWRIICELAGCMGYGPQFSYMNEAEIFEEISKVTPQYGGMSYERLEKPDSLQWPCPDKTHPGTPILHTEKFSTSDGLAEFSGIEWKPPAEVPDVEYPFILTTGRNIWHWHTGTMTRRSKTLASEVRTGWVELNPKDAKKLGIRNREKVRVLSRRGKIEIPSMVTEDIKPGVVFIPFHFKECAANLLTNGALDPVAKIPEYKACAVKIEKIEPQESKLLEGQL from the coding sequence ATGGAATTGAAATATGTGCACACGACTTGTCCTTACTGTGGGACAGGATGTGGGTTTAACATTGTGGTAAAAGATGGGAGAGCTGTAGGCATTGAGCCCTGGCACCGGGCTCCAGTTAATGCAGGAAAGCTCTGTCAAAAGGGCAGATACGCTTATGAGTTCATCCATAGCAAGGACAGACTTGTAAAGCCGCTGGTGAGGGAAAACGGGCAGCTTGTAGAGACAAGTTGGGAAGAAGCCCTGGCCCTTATAGCAGGGAGATTCATGACTTTTCTCCCTGAAGAAATTGTTTGCCTCTCTTCAGCAAGAACCTCGAACGAAGAAAACTACCTTATGCAGAAATTCGCCCGTGTTGTCCTTAAGACTTCTAACGTTGACCACTGCGCAAGGCTCTGTCATTCCTCTACAGTCGCTGGCCTTGCCGCAGTTTTCGGCTCGGGAGCCATGACGAATTCCATCTTGGACATTGAAGAGTCTAAATGCATTTTCATTATTGGCAGCAATACCCTCGAGCAGCACCCACTCATTGGAAGAAGAGTAATGCTTGCAAAAAAGAAGGGGGCTAAAATAGTCTGTGCAGACCCTCGTTGCACGCCCACGGCAAAACAGGCAGATCTACATCTTTCTATGTATTCAGGCACGGACGTTGCCCTCCTAAATGGACTCATGCACCATATTATAGAAAATGGCTGGGAAGATTCGGCATTTATCTCAAAAAGGACTAAAAATTATGAGGAAATGAAATCCGTGGTTATGCAGGAGATCTATTCCCTGCCCAACGTCTCAAAAATCACAGGGGTGCCAGAGGATGACTTAAAAACCGCAGCCGAGTGGATTGCCCAATCAAAACCATCGGCTCTCATTTATTCAATGGGTATCACCCAACATACGGTGGGAGTTGACAACGTGAGGTCCACGGCAAACTTGATGCTTCTAACCGGAAACCTCGGAGTTCCAGGTGGAGGTGTCAACCCACTGCGAGGGCAAAATAATGTACAGGGAGCATGTGACATGGGCTGCTTGCCGGATGTATATCCTGGCTACCAGAAGGTTGCAGATCCGAAAAACCACAGGAAAATGGAATCTATCTGGGGGGTGAGCGGACTTCCGAAAGCCCCTGGGCTTACGGTTACGGAGCTGATGGAACAGCTTGCAGAAGGAACATCGACTGTGAAGTGCATGTATGTTATGGGAGAAAATTTCATGCTCTCGGACCCGGATCTAAACAAGGTGAGAAAAGCCATGAAGCAACTGGACTTTCTGGTCGTGCAGGATATTTTCCTGAGCGAGACTGCAAATCTTGCTGATGTTGTCTTGCCTGCGGCTTGTTATGCAGAAAAGAACGGGACCCAGACCAATACTGAACGTCGAGTGCAGCGGATCAGGAAAGCTGTAGACCCTCCGGGAGATGCTAAGGCAGACTGGCGCATCATTTGCGAACTTGCCGGGTGTATGGGGTACGGGCCTCAATTTTCCTACATGAACGAAGCAGAGATTTTTGAGGAAATCTCAAAGGTTACCCCTCAGTATGGAGGCATGAGCTATGAGCGCCTTGAAAAACCTGACTCTCTTCAGTGGCCCTGCCCGGATAAAACTCATCCAGGAACTCCAATCCTGCATACCGAAAAATTTTCCACCTCTGATGGGCTGGCGGAGTTTTCTGGTATTGAATGGAAGCCCCCAGCCGAAGTCCCGGATGTGGAATATCCTTTCATTCTTACTACAGGAAGAAACATCTGGCACTGGCATACAGGGACTATGACTCGCAGGTCGAAAACCCTTGCTTCCGAAGTCAGAACTGGCTGGGTGGAGCTTAATCCTAAAGATGCAAAAAAGTTGGGAATCCGCAACCGAGAAAAAGTCCGCGTACTTTCCCGGAGAGGGAAGATCGAAATCCCTTCAATGGTCACAGAAGACATAAAACCCGGGGTTGTCTTCATACCTTTTCATTTTAAGGAATGTGCAGCCAACCTGCTGACTAACGGGGCTCTCGACCCCGTGGCAAAGATTCCGGAGTACAAGGCGTGTGCGGTAAAAATTGAGAAAATAGAACCTCAAGAAAGTAAACTTTTGGAGGGACAGCTTTGA
- a CDS encoding formylmethanofuran dehydrogenase subunit B: MIHKNIVCPVCGAACDDIQVEIKGGKIEAKNVCKMGISRFNEVTSPQRFKQPLLKFGGKLRPVSWDGALQIAADILSSAKRPLISIGSETSCEAHEVGLMIGEYLGAIVDTTGNGATVMGTQEAGKVGATEGQKKNRADLLVYWGTNPLESMPRQMSRYGVFPRGYWTKRGRFDRTIITVDPRKTLTAKASDLHVQLKPDSDYELISALLTLLHGKTPHHSVEEITGVPISVMEEMLGIMKNCNFGTISVGVGLSSSPGKYRNIEIAMNFVKELNNYSKFTIGVIRSRCNAAGFSQVASYMYGYPFGLDFMRGYPRYNPGEFTTVDLLREKDVDAAFVMCSDLLSQIPPDCAAYLSEIPLICLDTIPCPTTSISDIVLPGVVDSIECEGTFYRLDDVPIYFEPFLDSPFKFTQSNEDTLKQLFEKIKEGKTQTGFLQSAFKQEESMPAILPGVL; this comes from the coding sequence ATGATCCACAAAAATATAGTCTGTCCTGTCTGTGGGGCTGCCTGCGACGATATCCAGGTTGAAATCAAGGGTGGAAAGATTGAAGCTAAAAATGTATGCAAGATGGGAATTTCCAGATTTAATGAGGTTACAAGTCCCCAAAGGTTTAAACAGCCTCTTCTAAAGTTCGGAGGAAAATTAAGGCCGGTTTCCTGGGACGGAGCCCTTCAAATAGCTGCAGACATCCTGTCTTCGGCTAAGCGTCCACTGATTTCCATAGGCAGCGAAACTTCCTGTGAAGCACATGAAGTGGGGCTTATGATAGGGGAATATCTGGGTGCAATTGTAGATACAACTGGCAATGGGGCCACAGTAATGGGAACTCAGGAAGCCGGAAAAGTCGGTGCAACTGAAGGGCAGAAGAAAAACAGGGCCGACCTTTTGGTTTACTGGGGAACAAATCCACTTGAATCCATGCCCAGGCAGATGTCCAGATATGGGGTTTTCCCAAGAGGTTACTGGACCAAACGCGGGCGTTTTGACAGGACAATCATTACTGTAGACCCAAGAAAAACTCTAACTGCTAAAGCTTCTGACCTGCATGTGCAGCTTAAACCGGACTCCGACTATGAGCTAATAAGCGCGCTCTTGACGCTTTTACATGGAAAAACTCCTCATCATTCCGTAGAGGAGATTACAGGAGTTCCGATTTCTGTTATGGAAGAGATGCTCGGTATAATGAAGAACTGCAATTTTGGGACTATCTCAGTAGGAGTTGGACTGTCTTCATCTCCTGGGAAGTACAGGAATATTGAAATTGCCATGAACTTTGTGAAAGAGCTGAACAATTATTCCAAATTTACCATTGGAGTTATCCGCAGTCGCTGCAACGCGGCAGGTTTTAGCCAGGTTGCTTCTTACATGTATGGGTATCCCTTTGGGCTTGACTTCATGCGTGGATATCCACGTTACAACCCTGGAGAATTCACAACCGTAGATTTGCTTCGAGAAAAAGACGTGGATGCAGCTTTTGTAATGTGTTCTGATCTTTTGAGTCAGATTCCCCCTGACTGTGCAGCTTACCTTTCAGAAATTCCTTTGATTTGCCTGGATACAATTCCCTGTCCAACTACGTCTATCTCAGATATTGTGCTTCCGGGAGTAGTTGACTCCATAGAGTGTGAAGGGACTTTCTACAGGCTTGATGATGTGCCTATTTACTTTGAACCGTTCCTTGATTCCCCATTTAAATTCACTCAGAGTAATGAAGATACCTTAAAACAGCTTTTTGAAAAAATAAAAGAAGGAAAAACTCAGACTGGTTTTCTCCAATCTGCATTTAAGCAAGAGGAATCAATGCCTGCAATTTTGCCTGGAGTACTATGA
- the modA gene encoding molybdate ABC transporter substrate-binding protein yields MRKELIVLLVVLGVFLAIGCTGNGNEATNETSTPVANETGAPVANETSVSGQNPDAITVSAAASLTEAFTDMESQFETENPGTDVNLNFAGSGSLRQQIEGGAPVDVFASANQNHMDILANETLIDNSTREDFAENSLVLIVPANSNLNITGIKDLTASDVGKISIGNPETAPVGKYTTQALTEAGLWDQLKDKTILAEDVKQVLTYVERGEVDAGFVYMTDAKTADPGTINIVATVPVNTSISYPIAVVSDSDNKEEAQEFVDFVTGEEGQKILEKYGFTPESE; encoded by the coding sequence GTGAGAAAAGAACTGATAGTTCTGCTAGTAGTATTAGGCGTATTCCTTGCAATAGGATGTACTGGTAATGGAAATGAAGCTACAAACGAAACGAGCACTCCAGTCGCAAATGAAACGGGTGCCCCAGTCGCAAATGAAACTTCGGTTTCTGGGCAGAACCCTGACGCTATAACAGTATCTGCAGCTGCCAGCCTTACCGAAGCCTTTACGGATATGGAATCCCAGTTTGAAACCGAAAACCCTGGCACAGATGTGAATTTAAATTTTGCAGGGTCAGGGAGTCTACGTCAGCAGATTGAAGGAGGAGCTCCAGTTGATGTTTTTGCTTCGGCTAACCAGAACCACATGGACATACTTGCCAATGAGACCCTTATCGACAACAGTACAAGGGAAGACTTTGCTGAGAATTCCCTTGTGCTCATAGTCCCTGCAAACAGCAACCTCAATATAACTGGAATAAAAGACCTGACAGCCTCAGATGTGGGAAAAATCAGCATTGGAAATCCAGAAACTGCCCCTGTAGGCAAATATACAACTCAGGCATTGACCGAAGCAGGCCTCTGGGACCAGTTAAAAGATAAGACTATACTTGCCGAAGATGTCAAACAAGTACTTACATATGTGGAAAGAGGAGAAGTAGATGCAGGCTTTGTGTATATGACCGATGCAAAGACCGCAGACCCCGGAACTATAAATATCGTTGCTACTGTCCCTGTAAATACTTCTATCAGTTATCCTATAGCTGTGGTTTCTGATTCCGATAACAAAGAAGAGGCACAGGAATTCGTGGATTTCGTAACTGGAGAAGAAGGACAGAAAATACTGGAAAAATACGGATTTACTCCAGAATCCGAATAA
- the modB gene encoding molybdate ABC transporter permease subunit: MIYMMDKIWFPLSLTLWVAAISSILVLCSGVTIAYVFARRDFRGKWLAELFVTLPLVLPPTVIGYLLVILVGRNGVLGQTIFNVLGTGVMFTWQAAVIAAYTVSLPLMVHTAKAAIEGVDREIEYAAYILGKSEFETVLQITLPLAKKGILAGLILSFARAIGEFGATLMLAGNIPGKTNTMSISIYSAFQAGNNELANLLVLILVFMSLLTIALTGRFVEKLEV, encoded by the coding sequence ATGATCTACATGATGGACAAGATATGGTTTCCTTTATCCCTTACGCTCTGGGTAGCCGCCATATCGTCTATTCTTGTACTTTGCAGTGGCGTAACCATAGCTTACGTGTTTGCAAGGCGTGATTTTAGGGGAAAATGGCTTGCGGAACTATTCGTGACCCTTCCCCTTGTCCTCCCTCCCACTGTAATTGGTTACCTTCTTGTGATCCTGGTGGGAAGAAATGGGGTTCTTGGGCAGACGATTTTCAATGTTCTGGGAACCGGGGTCATGTTTACCTGGCAGGCAGCAGTTATTGCGGCGTATACTGTTTCCCTTCCCCTCATGGTACATACCGCGAAAGCTGCCATTGAAGGAGTAGACAGGGAAATAGAGTACGCTGCCTATATCCTTGGAAAAAGTGAATTTGAGACTGTTCTGCAAATAACACTTCCTCTTGCAAAAAAGGGAATACTGGCAGGACTGATACTCAGTTTTGCCAGGGCTATTGGAGAATTCGGGGCAACCCTCATGCTGGCAGGAAATATCCCGGGAAAAACGAACACAATGTCGATTTCAATATACAGCGCATTTCAGGCAGGCAATAACGAACTTGCCAATCTGCTTGTGTTGATCCTGGTCTTTATGTCCTTGCTGACCATTGCACTGACCGGCAGATTCGTAGAAAAACTTGAGGTATGA
- a CDS encoding ABC transporter ATP-binding protein, translating into MRLGIKVDLKKQYKEAEINGKKSTKKAFTSTKKAFTLDISFEMGNELVVLFGPSGSGKTTLFKCISGITEPDDGKITVGSKVYYDKNQKINLPIQKRNLGYVFQNYTLFPHMNVRKNIECGLKGWEKEDKEVRVAEMLNLIHIEELENRYPSQLSGGQKQRVALARALAPKPGILLLDEPFSALDMGIRTKLAERIKNLQNKIGIPLLFITHNFEEAFLLADRILILYEGNAQQFGTPEEILYHPENRHVADLTGLSNIFDEAKVERYDEESKNIILKSGDMRIKVKSQNLKPGDKVSWGIYPENITLLSPDSGPENQSENIYSAHVNSIINKGPKKRITFKLVRQNKTLIAEVPAQFVDSMKLYAGGLCLVKLETSKVVAFRSL; encoded by the coding sequence ATGAGATTGGGCATAAAAGTTGACCTTAAAAAACAGTATAAAGAAGCTGAAATCAATGGAAAAAAAAGTACTAAGAAAGCTTTTACAAGTACTAAGAAAGCTTTTACGTTAGATATCAGCTTTGAGATGGGAAACGAACTTGTCGTACTTTTTGGGCCTTCAGGATCAGGAAAGACCACGTTGTTCAAATGTATTTCAGGTATCACGGAACCTGATGATGGAAAAATAACTGTGGGAAGTAAAGTTTACTACGACAAAAACCAGAAAATTAACCTGCCCATCCAGAAACGCAATCTTGGCTATGTTTTTCAGAACTATACCCTCTTTCCTCACATGAATGTTAGAAAAAACATAGAATGCGGCCTCAAAGGCTGGGAAAAAGAGGACAAGGAAGTGAGGGTTGCAGAAATGCTGAATCTTATCCATATTGAGGAACTGGAAAACCGTTACCCTTCGCAGTTATCAGGTGGGCAGAAGCAGAGAGTTGCTCTGGCAAGGGCTCTTGCCCCCAAACCAGGGATTCTGCTTCTGGATGAACCCTTTTCCGCACTTGATATGGGAATAAGAACCAAACTTGCCGAAAGAATAAAAAATCTGCAAAACAAGATCGGAATACCATTGCTATTCATTACCCACAACTTTGAAGAAGCTTTCCTGCTGGCTGATAGAATTCTTATCTTATATGAGGGGAATGCACAGCAGTTCGGAACCCCGGAAGAAATCTTATATCACCCTGAAAACCGGCATGTAGCAGACCTCACAGGTTTATCAAACATTTTTGATGAAGCTAAAGTAGAAAGGTATGATGAAGAATCAAAAAATATAATATTAAAAAGTGGGGATATGAGAATAAAAGTAAAATCTCAAAACCTCAAACCTGGAGATAAAGTTTCCTGGGGAATATATCCCGAGAACATAACTCTTCTTTCACCGGATTCTGGTCCTGAAAATCAGAGTGAAAACATCTATTCTGCGCATGTCAATAGTATCATCAATAAAGGACCAAAAAAACGAATCACATTTAAGCTTGTCAGACAAAACAAAACTCTGATTGCAGAAGTTCCTGCACAGTTTGTTGATTCCATGAAGCTTTATGCAGGTGGTTTATGCCTAGTTAAACTGGAAACGAGTAAAGTGGTGGCATTCCGTAGCTTATAA
- a CDS encoding pyridoxal phosphate-dependent aminotransferase, whose product MFSINSECILSKKSEDIPPFYVMEVLESAQALEAEGRHIIHLEVGEPDFPTAPHICEAACAAIRRGATKYTHSQGLPSLREAIVESYQQKFGVKLSPDQIIVTSGTSPALLIVFMALLEKRDEVIMSNPHYACYPNFVKYLGGTPVFVYTSEANGFALEPKTVRQCLSPNTKAILINSPSNPGGHVMSPENLQGLAKIADEKRIPIVSDEIYQGLIYGGDDHTILEYTKNAFVLNGFSKLYAMTGWRLGYIICPPECVRAIQKIHQNFFICANSFVQEAGIAALKGPQDHVDEMVCTYNKRRQYMLKRLIGMGLEVRKEPMGAFYVLADARRYGSDSLELSRRILNEAGVAVTPGIDFGNGAEGYLRFSYANSIDNIKEGMDRLEAFLEKELEGLEIL is encoded by the coding sequence ATGTTTTCAATAAATTCCGAATGCATCTTATCAAAAAAATCTGAAGATATCCCTCCTTTCTATGTGATGGAAGTGCTGGAAAGTGCCCAGGCTCTGGAAGCTGAGGGAAGACACATAATCCACCTTGAGGTAGGAGAGCCTGATTTCCCTACAGCTCCCCATATCTGTGAAGCTGCCTGTGCTGCCATTCGCCGGGGCGCCACAAAATACACTCACAGTCAGGGACTTCCTTCGCTCAGAGAGGCAATCGTCGAATCCTACCAGCAGAAGTTCGGAGTCAAACTGAGTCCGGACCAGATTATTGTAACATCCGGCACAAGTCCGGCTCTTTTGATTGTGTTTATGGCTCTGCTTGAGAAAAGGGACGAAGTTATAATGTCAAACCCCCATTATGCCTGCTATCCTAACTTCGTGAAATACCTGGGTGGAACTCCTGTTTTTGTTTACACAAGCGAGGCAAACGGGTTTGCCCTGGAACCGAAAACCGTAAGGCAGTGCCTGAGCCCGAATACTAAAGCCATCCTGATTAATAGTCCTTCAAATCCTGGAGGGCATGTCATGTCTCCGGAAAACTTACAGGGTCTTGCCAAGATCGCGGATGAAAAAAGAATTCCTATTGTTTCGGACGAGATATACCAGGGTTTGATTTATGGCGGTGACGATCATACTATTCTGGAATACACAAAGAACGCCTTTGTCCTTAATGGCTTTTCCAAATTATATGCTATGACCGGCTGGAGGCTCGGCTATATTATCTGTCCTCCTGAATGCGTCCGTGCAATTCAGAAAATTCACCAGAACTTTTTCATCTGCGCCAATTCCTTTGTCCAGGAGGCAGGAATCGCAGCCCTTAAAGGTCCGCAGGATCACGTCGACGAGATGGTTTGTACTTACAACAAACGTCGCCAGTACATGTTGAAAAGGCTTATCGGAATGGGTCTTGAAGTCCGCAAAGAGCCGATGGGAGCCTTTTATGTCCTTGCCGACGCTCGCAGGTACGGTAGCGACTCTCTGGAACTGAGCCGCCGTATTCTTAACGAAGCAGGCGTTGCAGTTACACCCGGAATCGATTTCGGAAACGGGGCAGAAGGTTATCTGCGGTTCTCCTATGCCAACAGCATCGATAATATAAAGGAAGGTATGGATAGGTTGGAAGCTTTTTTGGAAAAAGAGCTTGAAGGATTAGAAATTCTATAA
- a CDS encoding ribonuclease H family protein, which produces MFEVYCDSSFNEGEDSYIGCTVLRDGKQIHQSTTKVPGAPKNNLDCELKALSFAVTLSKIFSESDRDITIYNDSTEAVKVFQKEKPEIEKKFPDLSINFEYIPREKVNQAIADSLSKKFPVFFLNIPTCEVVSFSRREDILSDIAQNGRNIFYLEKVNEKSTNKKTCYRLIIRTMDKILSNDRFYLIKKGGPGTQVKVAEEIRKDLSDPRFLSSLEAKGVRLENSYFLLTDETWGLRGTDNQTCSILPGSIPHRIICDEVDRSPENLFRRAERLK; this is translated from the coding sequence ATGTTTGAGGTTTACTGTGATTCTTCCTTTAATGAAGGCGAAGACTCTTATATTGGTTGTACTGTGCTCCGGGACGGCAAGCAGATCCACCAGTCTACAACAAAGGTCCCCGGTGCCCCTAAAAATAATCTTGACTGTGAACTTAAGGCCCTTTCTTTCGCTGTAACTCTTTCTAAAATTTTTTCAGAAAGCGATAGGGACATTACCATTTATAATGATTCTACTGAGGCCGTAAAAGTTTTCCAGAAGGAAAAGCCGGAAATCGAAAAGAAATTTCCGGATCTCAGCATTAATTTTGAATATATTCCACGCGAAAAGGTAAATCAGGCAATTGCAGACAGTTTATCTAAAAAATTTCCGGTATTTTTCCTGAATATCCCCACCTGTGAAGTGGTGTCTTTTTCCCGGAGAGAAGACATTCTTTCCGATATTGCTCAAAATGGGCGTAATATCTTTTATCTGGAGAAAGTCAACGAGAAATCCACGAATAAAAAGACCTGCTACAGGTTGATTATCCGTACAATGGATAAAATCCTCTCGAATGACCGGTTTTATCTAATTAAAAAAGGAGGTCCGGGCACGCAGGTAAAAGTCGCAGAAGAAATAAGGAAAGACTTGTCTGACCCGCGTTTTCTCTCTTCGCTGGAAGCAAAAGGTGTTAGGCTTGAAAACTCCTACTTCCTGCTCACGGACGAAACCTGGGGGCTTCGGGGCACGGACAATCAGACCTGCTCTATTCTTCCGGGCTCAATTCCCCACAGGATCATCTGTGACGAAGTGGACCGCTCTCCTGAAAACCTTTTCAGAAGAGCTGAACGCTTAAAGTAA